A DNA window from Clavibacter sepedonicus contains the following coding sequences:
- a CDS encoding cryptochrome/photolyase family protein translates to MERTRWILADQLGDHFDDGGPMLLIESRGLLARRPYHRAKAHLILSGIRHRARALGDRVEFHQVDHYREVVEGRNDLEVIDPTSRGLRRLVAEIGAHVLPSRGFVTSEQEFAEWMAGRTSNRLVMEDFYRWSRARTGILMDGDVPVGGRWNYDHDNREPPPKGATSLGLPEPWWPEEDEIDQEVRADLDEWERKGLVRFVGEDGPRRFAVTPEEGRLALDDFVASRLNDFGPFEDASLAGDWTMAHSLLSATMNMGVLDPADVIERIVAEHAAGHAPIQSVEGIVRQIMGWRDYVWHLYWAFEDDYTSQNRLDAHRGVPTALQELDASGIEAACLSHVVDKVRTHGWAHHIERLMILGNLALQRGYDPAAMNDWFIDSFVDGTPWVMPANVVGMALHADGGRMATKPYAGGGAYIDRMSDHCGGCPFDPKVRVGPTACPYTAGYWWFLDRNQERLRGNARMAQPLAGLRRLKDLPELVAQEDARRSL, encoded by the coding sequence ATGGAGCGCACACGATGGATCCTCGCCGACCAGCTGGGCGACCACTTCGACGACGGCGGGCCGATGCTGCTCATCGAGTCGCGGGGCCTGCTCGCCCGACGGCCGTACCACCGGGCCAAGGCGCACCTCATCCTGTCGGGCATCCGCCACCGCGCCCGCGCGCTGGGCGACCGGGTCGAGTTCCACCAGGTGGACCACTACCGGGAGGTCGTCGAGGGCCGGAACGACCTCGAGGTCATCGACCCCACCTCCCGCGGTCTCCGGCGCCTCGTCGCGGAGATCGGGGCGCACGTGCTGCCGAGCCGCGGCTTCGTCACCAGCGAGCAGGAGTTCGCGGAGTGGATGGCGGGCCGCACCTCGAACCGCCTCGTCATGGAGGACTTCTACCGGTGGTCGCGCGCCCGCACGGGCATCCTCATGGACGGCGACGTGCCCGTAGGCGGCCGCTGGAACTACGACCACGACAACCGCGAGCCGCCGCCGAAGGGCGCGACGAGCCTCGGCCTGCCCGAGCCGTGGTGGCCCGAGGAGGACGAGATCGACCAGGAGGTCCGGGCCGACCTCGACGAGTGGGAGCGGAAGGGGCTCGTGCGGTTCGTGGGGGAGGACGGCCCGCGGCGCTTCGCCGTCACGCCCGAGGAGGGGCGCCTCGCGCTCGACGACTTCGTGGCCAGCCGCCTCAACGACTTCGGCCCGTTCGAGGACGCGTCGCTCGCGGGGGACTGGACCATGGCGCACTCGCTGCTGAGCGCCACCATGAACATGGGGGTGCTGGATCCCGCGGACGTCATCGAGCGCATCGTCGCGGAGCACGCCGCAGGCCACGCGCCCATCCAGAGCGTCGAGGGCATCGTGCGGCAGATCATGGGCTGGCGCGACTACGTGTGGCACCTCTACTGGGCGTTCGAGGACGACTACACCTCGCAGAACCGGCTCGACGCGCACCGCGGCGTGCCCACCGCGCTGCAGGAGCTCGACGCGTCCGGCATCGAGGCGGCGTGCCTCTCCCATGTCGTCGACAAGGTCCGCACGCACGGGTGGGCGCACCACATCGAGCGGCTCATGATCCTCGGCAACCTCGCGCTCCAGCGCGGCTACGACCCGGCCGCCATGAACGACTGGTTCATCGACTCCTTCGTCGACGGCACGCCGTGGGTCATGCCGGCGAACGTCGTCGGCATGGCGCTGCACGCGGACGGCGGGCGCATGGCGACGAAGCCCTACGCGGGAGGCGGTGCGTACATCGACCGCATGTCCGACCACTGCGGGGGCTGCCCGTTCGACCCGAAGGTGCGGGTCGGCCCGACCGCCTGCCCGTACACGGCCGGCTACTGGTGGTTCCTCGACCGCAACCAGGAGCGGCTCCGCGGCAACGCGCGGATGGCCCAGCCGCTCGCCGGGCTGCGCCGGCTGAAGGACCTGCCGGAGCTCGTCGCCCAGGAGGATGCGCGGCGGTCGCTGTGA
- the rdgB gene encoding RdgB/HAM1 family non-canonical purine NTP pyrophosphatase has protein sequence MIPLVLATHNAHKVEELRRILGARLDGIDLVAYDGSEPVEDGTTFEENALIKARAAALHTGHATLADDSGIGVDILGGSPGIFSARWSGPARDSRANLELLLWQLGDVPDAHRGARFTCAAAIVVPTADGLVERTALGVWEGSVLREVAGEGGFGYDPIFRPATGGASAAALSADEKNRVSHRALAFDAIMPVVRRELLGEG, from the coding sequence GTGATCCCGCTCGTCCTCGCCACGCACAACGCCCACAAGGTCGAGGAGCTGCGCCGGATCCTCGGTGCGCGCCTCGACGGCATCGACCTCGTCGCCTACGACGGGTCGGAGCCAGTGGAGGACGGCACGACCTTCGAGGAGAACGCGCTCATCAAGGCCCGTGCCGCCGCGCTGCACACGGGGCACGCGACGCTGGCCGACGACTCGGGAATCGGCGTCGACATCCTGGGCGGATCGCCCGGGATCTTCTCGGCGCGCTGGTCGGGGCCCGCGCGCGACAGCCGCGCGAACCTCGAGCTCCTGCTCTGGCAGCTGGGCGACGTGCCGGACGCCCACCGCGGCGCGCGCTTCACGTGCGCCGCAGCCATCGTCGTCCCCACCGCCGACGGCCTCGTCGAGCGCACCGCCCTCGGTGTGTGGGAGGGATCCGTGCTGCGCGAGGTGGCGGGGGAGGGCGGCTTCGGCTACGACCCGATCTTCCGTCCGGCCACCGGCGGCGCGAGCGCGGCGGCGCTCAGTGCGGACGAGAAGAACCGCGTCAGCCACCGAGCGCTGGCGTTCGACGCGATCATGCCCGTCGTCCGCCGGGAGCTCCTCGGCGAGGGCTGA
- a CDS encoding DUF3039 domain-containing protein encodes MVILSIEQAPGRPAQGGGTDTLDRELEELLEQETIEPGDHERFSHYVKKDKILESAISGKPVKALCGKKWLPGRDPEKFPVCPDCKRIYENMKPE; translated from the coding sequence ATGGTCATCCTCAGCATCGAACAGGCCCCCGGCCGGCCCGCGCAGGGCGGCGGCACCGACACCCTCGACCGCGAGCTCGAGGAGCTCCTCGAGCAGGAGACGATCGAGCCGGGGGATCACGAGCGCTTCTCGCACTACGTGAAGAAGGACAAGATCCTCGAGTCCGCGATCAGCGGCAAGCCCGTGAAGGCGCTCTGCGGTAAGAAGTGGCTGCCCGGGCGCGACCCGGAGAAGTTCCCGGTCTGCCCCGACTGCAAGCGCATCTACGAGAACATGAAGCCCGAGTAG
- a CDS encoding nicotinate phosphoribosyltransferase — MHQATSLLTDRYELTMLDAALKAGTHDRECVFECFARRLPSGRRFGVVAGTGRLLELIRDFRFGDAELEYLRTERVVGEEALAWLADYRFRGRITGYREGEVYFPGSPLLTVEAPFADGVILETLVLSVLNYDSAVASAAARMVQVAGGRPLAEMGSRRTGERSAVAAARAAFIAGFSATSNLEAGRTWGVPTMGTAAHSFTLLHDTEEQAFRAQVEALGAGTTLLVDTYDVRQGVDTAVRVAGTGLGAVRLDSGDLPVLVGEVRAQLDALGATGTRITVTNDLDEHGIAGLAASPVDSYGVGTSLVTGSGAPAAGMVFKLVAHRDAGGGEWVSVAKRSTGKQSRGGLKGARRRHDAQGVATSELVTVGPHPAPLPGDRDLVVTLAEAGEPDPRWLGREGTAVAREHHARVVRDLPAQAFRLRAGDPAIPTEEGAPA, encoded by the coding sequence GTGCACCAGGCGACCTCCCTCCTCACCGACCGGTACGAGCTCACGATGCTCGACGCAGCGCTCAAGGCGGGCACCCACGACCGCGAGTGCGTCTTCGAGTGCTTCGCCCGGCGGCTGCCGAGCGGCCGGCGGTTCGGCGTGGTCGCGGGCACGGGCCGGCTCCTCGAGCTGATCCGCGACTTCCGCTTCGGCGACGCCGAGCTCGAGTACCTGCGCACGGAGCGCGTCGTCGGCGAGGAGGCGCTCGCCTGGCTCGCCGACTACCGGTTCCGCGGTCGCATCACGGGCTACCGCGAGGGCGAGGTCTACTTCCCGGGTTCGCCGCTCCTCACGGTCGAGGCGCCGTTCGCCGACGGCGTGATCCTCGAGACCCTGGTGCTCAGCGTCCTCAACTACGACTCCGCGGTCGCGAGCGCCGCCGCGCGCATGGTGCAGGTCGCCGGCGGGCGCCCGCTCGCCGAGATGGGATCCCGCCGCACGGGCGAGCGGTCGGCGGTCGCCGCGGCACGCGCCGCCTTCATCGCGGGCTTCAGCGCCACCTCGAACCTCGAGGCCGGCCGCACCTGGGGCGTCCCGACCATGGGCACGGCCGCGCACTCGTTCACGCTCCTGCACGACACCGAGGAGCAGGCGTTCCGGGCCCAGGTGGAGGCCCTCGGCGCGGGCACCACGCTGCTCGTGGACACCTACGACGTGCGGCAGGGCGTGGACACCGCGGTCCGCGTCGCCGGCACCGGCCTCGGCGCCGTGCGCCTCGACTCGGGCGACCTCCCGGTGCTCGTCGGCGAGGTGCGCGCGCAGCTCGACGCGCTGGGCGCGACGGGCACGCGGATCACGGTCACCAACGACCTCGACGAGCACGGCATCGCCGGCCTCGCCGCCTCCCCCGTGGACTCGTACGGGGTCGGGACCTCGCTCGTCACCGGATCCGGCGCCCCCGCGGCCGGCATGGTCTTCAAGCTCGTCGCCCACCGCGATGCGGGCGGCGGCGAGTGGGTGTCCGTCGCGAAGCGGTCGACGGGCAAGCAGAGCCGCGGCGGGCTCAAGGGCGCGCGGCGACGGCACGACGCGCAGGGGGTCGCGACGAGTGAGCTCGTCACCGTCGGGCCGCACCCGGCCCCGCTCCCCGGCGACCGCGACCTCGTCGTCACGCTGGCGGAGGCGGGCGAGCCCGATCCGCGCTGGCTGGGCCGCGAGGGCACGGCCGTTGCGCGCGAGCACCACGCCCGCGTCGTGCGCGACCTGCCCGCCCAGGCCTTCCGGCTGCGCGCCGGCGACCCGGCGATCCCGACCGAGGAGGGCGCCCCGGCCTGA
- a CDS encoding CpaF family protein — MQTRTPLDTIAGRVRERLRDDGAAADPAGTAAVVREEVRRFAEQALGSDSRLLDDEAATERQVLARITGFGALQPLLDDDSIEEIWINAPTRVFVARAGVAELTPLVLTDAEVRDLVERMLQSSGRRVDLSTPFVDASLPDGSRLHVVIPDVTRRHWAVNIRKFSRRIRDFDHLVALGSLPLQAAEFLRMSVRAGLSIVVSGATHTGKTTMIDALLSAARASDRIVTVEETFELDPAGRDVVAMQCRQPSLEGSGEITLRRLIKEALRMRPDRLVVGEVREAECLDLLIALNSGVPGMCSIHANSAREALVKLCTLPLLAGRNIDSAFVVPTVATSVDLVVHLEVLPSGARRVVDILAPGGRHAGMVIEASSVFALEDGILTSTGGQPAHLAKYRAAGLDPLRILVGAP; from the coding sequence GTGCAGACGCGGACTCCCCTCGACACCATCGCCGGACGCGTGCGCGAGCGCCTGCGGGACGACGGGGCGGCGGCCGATCCCGCGGGCACCGCGGCTGTGGTGCGCGAGGAGGTCCGGCGGTTCGCGGAGCAGGCGCTCGGATCCGACTCCCGGCTCCTCGACGACGAGGCGGCCACCGAGCGGCAGGTGCTCGCGCGCATCACGGGCTTCGGGGCCCTGCAGCCCCTCCTCGACGACGACTCGATCGAGGAGATCTGGATCAACGCGCCGACCCGCGTCTTCGTCGCGCGGGCCGGCGTCGCCGAGCTGACGCCGCTCGTCCTCACCGACGCGGAGGTGCGCGACCTCGTCGAGCGGATGCTGCAGTCGTCCGGGCGGCGGGTCGACCTGTCGACGCCGTTCGTGGACGCGTCGCTGCCCGACGGGTCGCGGCTGCACGTGGTGATCCCCGACGTCACGCGCCGCCACTGGGCCGTCAACATCCGGAAGTTCTCGCGGCGCATCCGCGACTTCGACCACCTCGTGGCCCTCGGCAGCCTGCCGCTGCAGGCCGCCGAGTTCCTGCGCATGAGCGTGCGGGCGGGCCTGTCCATCGTCGTGAGCGGAGCGACGCACACGGGCAAGACCACGATGATCGACGCCCTCCTGTCCGCGGCCCGCGCGTCCGACCGCATCGTGACGGTCGAGGAGACCTTCGAGCTGGACCCGGCGGGACGCGACGTCGTGGCCATGCAGTGCCGGCAGCCGAGCCTCGAGGGCTCGGGCGAGATCACGCTGCGTCGCCTCATCAAGGAGGCGCTGCGGATGCGGCCCGACCGGCTCGTGGTCGGCGAGGTGCGCGAGGCGGAGTGCCTCGACCTCCTCATCGCGCTCAACTCGGGCGTGCCGGGCATGTGCTCCATCCACGCGAACAGCGCGCGCGAGGCACTCGTCAAGCTGTGCACGCTGCCGCTGCTGGCCGGCCGCAACATCGACTCCGCGTTCGTCGTGCCGACCGTCGCGACCTCGGTCGACCTCGTCGTGCACCTCGAGGTGCTGCCGTCCGGTGCCCGGCGGGTGGTCGACATCCTCGCGCCCGGGGGTAGACACGCGGGCATGGTCATCGAGGCGAGCTCCGTGTTCGCGCTGGAGGACGGGATCCTCACGTCCACCGGCGGGCAGCCCGCGCACCTGGCGAAGTACCGCGCCGCCGGGCTCGACCCGCTGCGGATCCTGGTGGGGGCGCCGTGA
- the rph gene encoding ribonuclease PH, translating into MTDDTPRHDGRTADQLREITIERDWSEQAEGSALISFGRTRVLCTASFTNRVPRWKAGSGQGWVTAEYAMLPRATNERMDREAVKGKVGGRTHEISRLIGRSLRAVVDMKALGENTVVIDCDVLQADGGTRTAAITGAYVALADALEWGRERKFIAQRATPLKDSVAAVSVGIVDGKPLLDLAYVEDVRAETDMNVVMTGSGSFVEVQGTAEGAPFDRAELDALLDLALGGGTTLTALQAQALGR; encoded by the coding sequence ATGACCGACGACACCCCCCGCCACGACGGCCGTACCGCCGACCAGCTGCGCGAGATCACGATCGAGCGGGACTGGAGCGAGCAGGCCGAGGGATCCGCCCTCATCTCCTTCGGCCGCACCCGCGTCCTCTGCACCGCGTCCTTCACGAACCGCGTGCCGCGCTGGAAGGCGGGCAGCGGCCAGGGCTGGGTCACCGCCGAGTACGCGATGCTGCCGCGCGCCACGAACGAGCGCATGGACCGCGAGGCCGTCAAGGGCAAGGTCGGCGGACGCACGCACGAGATCTCCCGTCTCATCGGCCGCAGCCTCCGCGCCGTCGTCGACATGAAGGCGCTCGGCGAGAACACCGTCGTCATCGACTGCGACGTGCTGCAGGCCGACGGCGGCACGCGCACCGCGGCGATCACGGGCGCGTACGTCGCCCTCGCCGACGCGCTCGAGTGGGGCCGCGAGAGGAAGTTCATCGCGCAGCGCGCCACGCCGCTCAAGGACAGCGTCGCCGCGGTCTCCGTCGGGATCGTCGACGGGAAGCCGCTGCTCGACCTCGCCTACGTCGAGGACGTGCGCGCGGAGACCGACATGAACGTCGTGATGACGGGCAGCGGGTCGTTCGTGGAGGTCCAGGGCACCGCCGAGGGCGCGCCCTTCGACCGCGCGGAGCTGGACGCCCTGCTCGACCTGGCGCTCGGCGGCGGCACCACGCTCACCGCGCTGCAGGCGCAGGCGCTCGGTCGCTGA
- a CDS encoding DedA family protein encodes MHPQLFDFLDSTTLIESFGGFALIGICLIIFAETGLLFGFLFPGDTLLVIAGLTLPGITGIDIWWVCLAIAFSAFAGGEVGYLIGHKAGPKVFERKDSGIFSRQNVVRTNAFFARFGGLAVIAARFVPIVRTFAPIAAGVGHMDYRKYSFYNAIGALLWGAGLTFLGHLLNGFPPIRDFVTHYIDYVLLGAVFITVVPAAIHFLRARKHAHDAAGVLPSGEDLALTPEEFDQDPSNDPRR; translated from the coding sequence GTGCATCCCCAGCTCTTCGACTTCCTCGACTCGACGACCCTCATCGAGTCGTTCGGGGGATTCGCCCTCATCGGGATCTGCCTCATCATCTTCGCCGAGACGGGACTGCTCTTCGGGTTCCTCTTCCCCGGCGACACGCTCCTCGTCATCGCCGGACTGACCCTCCCCGGGATCACCGGCATCGACATCTGGTGGGTCTGCCTCGCGATCGCCTTCTCCGCGTTCGCGGGCGGCGAGGTCGGCTACCTCATCGGCCACAAGGCCGGACCGAAGGTCTTCGAGCGCAAGGACTCCGGGATCTTCAGCCGCCAGAACGTCGTGCGCACCAACGCGTTCTTCGCGCGCTTCGGCGGGCTGGCGGTCATCGCGGCGCGCTTCGTGCCCATCGTCCGCACGTTCGCGCCGATCGCCGCGGGCGTCGGCCACATGGACTACCGCAAGTACTCCTTCTACAACGCAATCGGCGCGCTCCTCTGGGGCGCGGGCCTCACCTTCCTCGGTCACCTGCTCAACGGCTTCCCGCCCATCCGCGACTTCGTCACGCACTACATCGACTACGTCCTGCTCGGGGCCGTATTCATCACCGTCGTGCCCGCGGCGATCCACTTCCTCCGCGCACGGAAGCACGCGCACGACGCGGCCGGCGTCCTGCCGAGCGGCGAGGACCTCGCGCTCACCCCCGAGGAGTTCGACCAGGACCCCTCGAACGACCCGCGGCGCTGA
- a CDS encoding cation diffusion facilitator family transporter, whose amino-acid sequence MAPGSHDHGAATTDRRRLVIAIAITATVLVIAIAITATVLVVEVVGALVSGSLALLADAGHMTSDLLGLGIALVATIVAARPATDRHTFGFQRGEVLGALVNGLILAGVAVYVAVQGVQRLLAPQGPEVDPGVMLMAAGIGLVANVAALVVLRGGAGSSINMRGAYLEVLGDAFGSVATIAAGVVILVTGFGRADAIASLVIAALIVPRAVVLLRDVVRVLNESTPVGTEPERIRAHLLETPGVTAVHDVHVWAITSGSPVFTAHVVVEQEVFRDGRTGELLDLLAGCLDDHFDVEHSTFQLEPEEHAGHEHRHHV is encoded by the coding sequence ATGGCTCCCGGATCGCACGACCACGGCGCGGCCACGACCGACCGACGGCGTCTCGTGATCGCGATCGCGATCACCGCCACGGTCCTCGTGATCGCGATCGCGATCACCGCCACGGTCCTCGTGGTCGAGGTCGTCGGAGCGCTCGTCTCCGGCTCGCTCGCGCTCCTCGCCGACGCCGGCCACATGACGAGCGACCTCCTGGGCCTCGGCATCGCCCTGGTCGCCACCATCGTCGCCGCGCGTCCCGCGACCGACCGGCACACCTTCGGCTTCCAGCGCGGCGAGGTCCTCGGCGCGCTCGTGAACGGGCTGATCCTCGCGGGCGTCGCCGTCTACGTGGCCGTGCAGGGCGTCCAGCGGCTGCTCGCCCCGCAGGGCCCCGAGGTGGACCCCGGCGTCATGCTGATGGCCGCGGGCATCGGTCTCGTCGCCAACGTCGCCGCGCTGGTCGTGCTGCGCGGGGGAGCGGGCAGCTCGATCAACATGCGCGGCGCCTACCTCGAGGTGCTCGGCGACGCCTTCGGCTCCGTCGCGACCATCGCCGCGGGCGTCGTGATCCTGGTGACCGGCTTCGGCCGTGCGGACGCCATCGCATCGCTCGTCATCGCGGCGCTCATCGTGCCGCGCGCGGTCGTGCTGCTGCGGGACGTCGTGCGCGTGCTGAACGAGTCGACGCCCGTGGGCACCGAGCCCGAGCGGATCCGCGCGCACCTGCTCGAGACGCCCGGCGTCACGGCCGTGCACGACGTGCACGTGTGGGCCATCACATCCGGTTCCCCCGTCTTCACCGCCCACGTCGTCGTGGAGCAGGAGGTGTTCCGCGACGGGCGAACGGGTGAACTCCTCGACCTGCTGGCCGGCTGCCTGGACGACCACTTCGACGTCGAGCACAGCACGTTCCAGCTGGAGCCCGAGGAGCACGCCGGGCACGAGCACCGGCACCACGTCTGA
- a CDS encoding D-cysteine desulfhydrase family protein produces the protein MDERIRLWTDPTPVHPVPRLAEALGLHPERLLMKRDDLIGWGGGGNKARKLEHSLGRAVARGATTVVTTGAAQSNHARMTAAAGASLGLDVVLVLEGHEVAARGNVLLDGLFGARIEWSGDEGAESRAASVVAELEGAGTRVHRVAFGGSDAHSVQGFVDAGHELTAQVGAVDHVVVALGSGGTMAGLVEALGPERVLGVHCGAVAEPRAVVAGFLTERGTGIEAAALRIDADRVGPGYAHLTDEAREALVLVARTTGILLDPTYTARAAAGLAAAVGDGSIGADDRVVLWHSGGVPGLFGHADLGA, from the coding sequence GTGGACGAACGCATCCGCCTCTGGACCGACCCCACCCCCGTGCACCCGGTCCCCCGCCTCGCGGAGGCGCTCGGCCTGCACCCCGAGCGGCTCCTGATGAAGCGCGACGACCTCATCGGCTGGGGCGGCGGCGGGAACAAGGCCAGGAAGCTCGAGCACTCGCTCGGCCGGGCCGTCGCGCGCGGGGCCACCACCGTGGTCACCACAGGGGCTGCGCAGAGCAACCACGCGCGGATGACGGCGGCGGCGGGCGCGTCCCTCGGCCTCGACGTCGTCCTGGTGCTCGAGGGCCACGAGGTCGCCGCGCGCGGCAACGTGCTGCTCGACGGGCTGTTCGGCGCGCGCATCGAGTGGTCGGGCGACGAGGGCGCGGAGTCGCGCGCCGCGTCCGTCGTGGCCGAGCTGGAGGGTGCGGGCACGCGCGTGCACCGCGTGGCGTTCGGCGGATCCGACGCGCACTCCGTGCAGGGCTTCGTCGACGCGGGGCACGAGCTCACGGCGCAGGTCGGTGCGGTCGACCACGTGGTCGTCGCCCTCGGCTCCGGCGGCACGATGGCCGGGCTCGTCGAGGCGCTCGGCCCCGAGCGCGTCCTCGGCGTGCACTGCGGCGCCGTCGCCGAGCCGCGCGCCGTGGTGGCGGGGTTCCTGACGGAGCGCGGGACGGGGATCGAGGCGGCTGCCTTGCGCATCGACGCGGACCGGGTCGGCCCCGGCTACGCCCACCTCACCGACGAGGCCCGGGAAGCGCTCGTGCTCGTGGCGAGGACGACGGGGATCCTCCTCGACCCCACCTACACGGCCCGCGCGGCGGCGGGGCTGGCGGCCGCGGTGGGCGACGGGTCCATCGGAGCGGACGACCGCGTCGTCCTCTGGCACTCGGGCGGCGTCCCGGGGCTCTTCGGCCACGCCGACCTCGGCGCCTGA
- the xylB gene encoding xylulokinase, whose product MLIVTTKTLVAGIDSSTQSCKVVVRDLDTGALVRSGRASHPDGTEVDPERWWDALLAAIADAGGLDDVAAISVGGQQHGMVCLDESGAVVRDALLWNDTRSAQAAADLRDELGADAWASATGVVPVASFTATKLRWLRDAEPENAARVAAVALPHDWLNWRLLGHGAGSPDLAALSTDRSDASGTAYWSSVTGEYRLDLLERALGRVVGLPRVLGPGESAGVTGDGIPGVPAGIPVGPGAGDNAAAALGLGAVPGDVVVSIGTSGTVFAVTADPITDATGTVAGFADATGNFLPLIATLNAARVLDGGARLLGVDHARLSELALEAPAGSDGLVLLPYFEGERTPNLPDATASLHGMTLRNSTPATMARAHVEGMLCGLADGLDAITRQGVEVERVLLIGGGAKNRAVREIAPTIFGVPIHVPDAGEFVADGAAKQAAWILTGSVPEWPLAGDEVFDAPGVPAVREAYAAAKAELGY is encoded by the coding sequence ATGTTGATCGTGACAACGAAGACACTCGTAGCAGGCATCGACTCCTCCACGCAGAGCTGCAAGGTGGTCGTCCGCGACCTCGACACGGGCGCGCTCGTGCGCTCCGGCCGCGCGTCCCACCCCGACGGGACGGAGGTGGATCCTGAACGCTGGTGGGATGCGCTGCTCGCCGCCATCGCCGACGCGGGCGGCCTCGACGACGTGGCCGCGATCTCGGTGGGCGGCCAGCAGCACGGCATGGTCTGCCTCGACGAGTCTGGCGCGGTCGTCCGCGATGCGCTCCTCTGGAACGACACCCGATCCGCCCAGGCCGCCGCCGACCTCCGCGACGAGCTCGGTGCGGACGCCTGGGCGAGCGCCACGGGCGTCGTCCCGGTCGCGTCCTTCACCGCCACCAAGCTCCGCTGGCTCCGCGACGCCGAGCCCGAGAACGCGGCCCGCGTCGCCGCCGTCGCCCTCCCGCACGACTGGCTGAACTGGCGCCTCCTCGGCCACGGCGCCGGATCCCCGGACCTCGCCGCCCTCTCCACCGACCGCTCCGACGCGAGCGGCACCGCGTACTGGTCGAGCGTCACGGGGGAGTACCGCCTCGACCTGCTGGAGCGCGCGCTCGGCCGCGTCGTCGGCCTGCCGCGCGTGCTCGGCCCCGGCGAGTCCGCCGGTGTCACCGGCGACGGCATCCCCGGCGTCCCGGCCGGCATCCCGGTCGGTCCCGGCGCGGGCGACAACGCGGCCGCCGCGCTCGGGCTCGGCGCGGTGCCGGGCGACGTGGTCGTCTCCATCGGCACGTCGGGCACGGTCTTCGCCGTCACGGCGGATCCCATCACCGACGCCACCGGCACGGTCGCCGGCTTCGCGGACGCCACGGGCAACTTCCTCCCGCTCATCGCCACCCTCAACGCCGCGCGCGTGCTCGACGGCGGCGCGCGCCTCCTCGGCGTCGACCACGCACGCCTCTCCGAGCTCGCGCTCGAGGCCCCCGCGGGATCCGACGGCCTCGTGCTCCTGCCCTACTTCGAGGGCGAGCGCACGCCGAACCTCCCCGACGCGACCGCGTCGCTCCACGGCATGACCCTCCGCAACAGCACGCCGGCGACCATGGCCCGTGCGCACGTCGAGGGCATGCTGTGCGGCCTGGCCGACGGCCTCGACGCGATCACGCGCCAGGGCGTCGAGGTGGAGCGCGTGCTCCTCATCGGCGGCGGGGCGAAGAACCGCGCCGTTCGCGAGATCGCGCCGACCATCTTCGGCGTCCCGATCCACGTGCCGGACGCGGGCGAGTTCGTCGCCGACGGCGCCGCGAAGCAGGCCGCGTGGATCCTCACGGGCAGCGTCCCCGAGTGGCCCCTGGCGGGCGACGAGGTCTTCGACGCGCCGGGCGTGCCCGCGGTGCGCGAGGCCTATGCGGCGGCGAAGGCGGAGCTGGGGTACTGA
- the murI gene encoding glutamate racemase yields the protein MSDAPIGIFDSGVGGLTVARAVAALLPRESIIYIGDTAHTPYGDKPIADVRRYALAVLDDLVERGVKMLVIACNTASAAMLRDARERYDIPVVEVIQPAVRTAVSVTRNHRVGVIATHATVTSRAYDDAFAAAPHLALTSAEAPDFVGFVERGETSGPELMSAAEGYLAPLRAAGVDTLVLGCTHYPFLEGAISLIMGPDVTLVSSDTETAKDVYRELVSAGLERRSDAPPVIRYEATGGSASDFETLAHRMLGSGVTHVELVETGAITLPRRPRPDAATPPDADGTPSTPDPS from the coding sequence ATGAGCGACGCGCCGATCGGGATCTTCGACTCCGGCGTCGGCGGCCTCACCGTGGCCCGTGCGGTCGCCGCGCTCCTGCCGCGCGAGTCGATCATCTACATCGGCGACACGGCGCACACGCCCTACGGCGACAAGCCCATCGCGGACGTCCGCCGCTACGCGCTCGCGGTCCTCGACGACCTCGTCGAGCGCGGCGTCAAGATGCTCGTCATCGCGTGCAACACGGCGTCAGCGGCCATGCTCCGCGACGCCCGCGAGCGCTACGACATCCCCGTGGTCGAGGTGATCCAGCCGGCCGTGCGCACCGCCGTCAGCGTCACCCGCAACCACCGGGTGGGCGTCATCGCCACGCACGCCACCGTCACGAGCCGCGCCTACGACGACGCGTTCGCCGCGGCCCCGCACCTGGCGCTCACCTCCGCGGAAGCGCCGGACTTCGTCGGCTTCGTCGAGCGCGGCGAGACCTCCGGGCCCGAGCTCATGTCCGCCGCCGAGGGGTACCTCGCGCCCCTCCGCGCGGCGGGCGTCGACACGCTCGTGCTCGGCTGCACCCACTACCCGTTCCTCGAGGGCGCCATCTCGCTGATCATGGGACCCGACGTCACCCTCGTCTCGAGCGACACCGAGACCGCCAAGGACGTGTACCGCGAGCTGGTGTCGGCCGGCCTCGAGCGCCGCTCCGACGCCCCGCCCGTGATCCGGTACGAGGCTACCGGCGGCAGCGCCTCCGACTTCGAGACGCTCGCGCATCGCATGCTCGGCTCCGGCGTCACGCACGTCGAGCTCGTCGAGACCGGCGCCATCACCCTTCCCCGCCGACCGCGACCGGACGCGGCGACGCCTCCGGACGCGGACGGCACCCCATCCACCCCCGACCCGAGCTGA